Genomic window (Acropora muricata isolate sample 2 chromosome 11, ASM3666990v1, whole genome shotgun sequence):
atatttacaggtgaacttaatgttggcgtctgactctaggataggttttttgtgctatttttttttaatatataatattattatcgtcatAATTTTGTGCCTgactttgcaattcagttaaacatattttggaattcaattattttaaaggagaagaaggtcagctttttcaccattatcaaatgctactccaatcagtgtgtgtacaaaatgcagattgcagattgcagactgcacgcaggcggtgttggactgtcgttcctcgaccgattaatatttctgcactcatgatgagaatcaaacgaaacttttctaggagttgctagtgtaatatctaggacATCTACTTGCCTAttctcaattgcaggtaagcatttttgtgtgtgtgtcaatggaagtcgtgctaagttgaaaacgtttgtttagcacacgcgcgtGACATTCGATTTtttactcaggcgccattacgtgctttgtttatcccagtgctaatcggactctgctcttacaagaacgtactggccatcttgGGGCACAGCCgttggaaactcaccttaaaccaaattgtttctcttcgagcctcttcttttgttttgatcgcCATTTTAAATTCTCAAGAGgattgccgctgtacacttgttcccagactcccgttcccggttccccgttccccgttccccgttcctcgttccccgttccccgttcccggtattagtaacatccatcAAGATTTCCCGAGAGaagcatcgcattgcaacacgtttgctatcttgctcagccgcgttttttcgtcttctttacccaaggacatttttctgcttttgatttttccataaaagttagcgtgaagagcttccacgtgggaatcttgtcaagtacgtgatgtaaatgaaaatatgcaaataacGTCAAATACGAGCGATCAGCgttcgccgcgaaaatttccccaggagtcttgcccgttgacaagattatgacttTATTAACGTTATTTCAAAATacgttttttctaaataactcggccgctttttgagatttctaatatttttcttttgtaaacgctagataaaatgactgacttaaattttgccaaataaaaaaaaaaaacgatttttttggcctctaaaggtgggaagtaaccttaattGAATGCCTTTTCGGTACGACCTACCCATAAAGTTTTGTTTCACATGCGGTGACCCGTGAAAATCATTTCCCTTACAGACTGTGTTTAGTTTGCAGTTatcttatatttttttaagtagTAGTGTTTCAATAGAAAGTTGTAGAAGCTTACGTGGGAACTCTTCCATTTTCTCTTAAAGCGatttagttttgtttctttggtttGGCTCCAACCTGGAATCCAATACTCGTTTCCTCCATTTTACGTAGAACTGCCAATTACCTTCAGCATTACACTCCTCTGAAACCTTATTTCTCAATAACTGGCGGGGAAAATGCGACACGCATGAGAAAAAACTCAACTCGGTACTTTTCACTCGTGATGCACTAAGGATTGAAATGTCTGGAAGTAAGTGTCTTAAATCGTCTAAACATTAATCATTTACCAGTACGCTAAGAAAAAGAACATATGATTTTAATTACGTCTAATGCTTCTTTCAGCCGATAGGGAAATCTCTAATGTGGTTGAGTTCCTGAAAAAAGAGTATAACCGACGAGCTGATTTCAGTCCGCTTCTGTGGAGCAAACGCATGAAGTTACAACTTAAAGAAGTCTATACAAAGCTTAGAGTTGTATCCAAAGGGGAAGCAGAAGGTTCGGAGATAGACGTGGATGATATCTTTCGGTCGAGTGAGGAAGATAATGATCCTTTGGTGCTTGTAGAGGGAAGTCCAGGAATCGGCAAAACCACCTTCTGTCTCAAACTTGCTCACGACTGGGCGAATGGTACAATGCCTCGTAATTTTCCTAGtttcaaacttgtatttttgcTCAAATGCAGGGACATATTTAAAGACGTAGTGGAAGAAATTTTTGAGCAGCTTCTACCCGAAGATCgcaaggaaaaaaccaaagaagccCTTGACAATTTCTTTGAGGACTTAAATAATCAGGAACAAATTCTCATCATTTTGGATGGCTTGGACGAGCTGCCAGATAAATCAGAAGATCGTGTGAACAAAATTCTaagtagaaaaaaattgtcctttTGCTACGTGTTAGCCACAACCCgccaagaaaaaggaatttatACCAGAGAACAATTTAAATTTGATATTTGCCTTGTGATTGAAGGATTTAGTGCAGAGAATTCCATCGAGTACATAAGGAAACATTTCAGGAGTATTGGTGTAAAGCATTCATCCAAGGGAGAAAGGCTCATAGAAGAAATAAAAGGGAACCCTTTATTAGATGAGATCCGAATTAATCCTTTAAATTTACTTCTCCTTTGCGTTGTTTACGAGGACCATGAAGGAAGTCTGCCGTCCTCCTCTACTGGTCTTTACCAAACCATTGTGAGGTGCCTTTTGAGAAAATACTGTGCCAGAGAAGAATTAAAGACTCCTAAAAAGGACGAGGATTTAGACAAACATTTTGAAATACCCATCCTAGCACTTGGGGAGCTTGCTTGGAAATGTCTGTTGAATGATCAGCTTAGTTTTTACGAAGACGAATTAGAAGAGTTAGGAAGAAGCAATGAGAATATTGTGGCTCGTAGACTTGGCCTTGTTTACATGGAGGAGAGTTTGAGGCGGTTGAAACCACGTCATTCGTACAGCTTCCTTCACAAaacgtttcaagagtatttagCAGCGGCACACATCGCTCATAAATTTCGAGGAAGCGAATTTCAGATGTTGGAGCAAATGCTATTCCCCTTGAGCGCGAGGTGGAAATTTAAAcaagtatttgtatttgtatgtgGAATACTGGGCGAGGAGGCAAATATTGTCTTTGAACAGATTGGAAATATGCTACAGAAACAATGGGACTGGTCAAAATGCGACTTTTCAACCGCGCATTTTTTCGTGGACAGttggaaagaaactggaaacgcAAAGGGAATGGCAAAAACTCTGTGTTCATTCTTGCCCTTTTCACGGCCCCTACACGTATGGAATAACAGTCAATGCAATAACCTTTGTTATGTTCTAAGGGAGTGCTCAGAACTTCCCGAGGAACTGAAAGTCGCTGAAGTTCACATATCACCATTTGTAGCTTATGATTATGTTTCCGACCTCATCGATGTTTTGGAAGATGTGAGCAAGACCTTGCAAGAAAAGTTGACGTTTGCTTTGTTTGCAGATGTTGGGAAGGGCGTGTCTAAAGTCCCTGATTTTGGATTGTCATCTGTTCGTCTCAGGGTTTGTGGTTCATTGGGCTCATTTTCATTGCAAGAATTTGAGAATTTGTTGCTACACAAATGTCTGTCCTCTCTTTCTATTACTGTATGTGGAGATGAACAGGAATCGCTGGTTGAGACACTCACAAGAGGCCTAgcaggagaaagtgctgtcaaGTTCCTTGATTTGTGCGTCAACGGAAATCTTAGTTTTCGTGGAGCTTCTTTATTAAAGCAGGGTATCGTAAGAAATAGATCACTGAAGGGCATTAAGGTTTCTGTCAACGGGGAACCTCCAGAAAATTGGCAGGTTGTTGCAAAGAATCTTCGTGCACGATTTTCCGAGAAGGCGATCATTTCAGAAATTCATCCAAACACCTTCAGCAAAGTGAAAGACAGTCAGGTGACACATTTGAATGGGCTTTTGTCAAAGACTGACTTAAAGCAACAAACTGCTACTCTAAATGTTTGGGGTGCGTTGAGTGGTAATGGTTGCAAAGCAGTGTGTGAGGTCTTACTACATGCCCCGGTGTCTCACCTGACGTTAAATATCCACGGACAATTGACCGATGAAATGCTTCGTTACATAACAAGATGTGTTGAAGAACAGGAAAAACTCTTGCCAATAACCATCAACGCTTGGGTTGATatgactgaaaaggaaaagaaggttattaaagaacttggattggacaaaaatccattattttctttaaatgaGCTTGGAACCAGTGCACCTCTAAAGGAATCAAGTGATAGGAAAGTTGTCTCTAGTGACGAGCCACAATCTTTCAGTGCGTTCCATGAGAGAACAACTGAAGGCCCATCTGAATTTACAGAAGACTCTTCGCagaaatcactcacaatcaaaattaatgatgacaaGAGCAATGAATGGGAACACGGTCTTGGTGAACGagacacctctctgaaatcacttacactggaaattgagAGCTTTGGTGACACGGGCAAGGAATGGGGACGCGATCTTGGCAaaggtctagcaagaaacacctcgctggaatcactcacaatcaaaataaaCAACAATTGTCACATAATTTTTGAATGGGAACTCGGTCTTGGCAACGGcttagcaagaaacacctctctgaaatcacttacactggaaattgagAGGTTTGGTTTGGCGGGCGAGGAATGGGGACGCGATCTTGGcgagggtctagcaagaaactcctcgctggaatcactcacaatcaaagtAAACCACGATATTGACATGATTTTTGAATGGGAACTCGGTCTTGGCGACGggttagcaagaaacacctctctaaaatcacttacactggaaattgacGATTACGATGACTTTGAATGGGGAagcggtcttggtgagggtctagcaatAAACACCTCGCTGAAATCACTCACAGTGGCGATTAACAACGGTGATGACAGCAGCAATAAATGGCGACATGTTCTTTTCGAGAGTTTAGCAAACAACAACTCTCTGAATTTACTGAAACTGACAATTAACAACTATTCTTACATGAGCGATGGATGGGGTGCCGGTCTTGCTcagggtttagcaagaaacacaTCTCTGAAGTCAATTACTCTGACCATTAACAACTAT
Coding sequences:
- the LOC136889900 gene encoding uncharacterized protein isoform X5; translated protein: MGDKVMEPSKHQHSWDEYGVGDEKKKELCQPSPEDKKPPQLSFKLKKPGDVPKSTKTWSDDHLPIDILLLTAESCDFLSCFSFLDEPFKCYKREIGYVYFGCMGDVSDQEKLKVALINCSKGAAAPGGSLTVVLNAVKVLQPKAVFSVGTCISLGLEKARMGDVVISSKLSTADGFITPGSPLLGNLAEDAPYGWDAPLKNPEEWEVEVHCSGDILSQSLTEKCENGNISEQYPKAVAIETEGEGVYAAAYDANIEWVIVKGVASYFHQSQSATAEWMSFASAMAASVVAKMLNDPGVFQEWPHYNQVRLSSCKSEIKSQIGIIPLKKQETRVKRKRKNLEKRPIHPLGTTTPKRQRQNTAFPETDREISNVVEFLKKEYNRRADFSPLLWSKRMKLQLKEVYTKLRVVSKGEAEGSEIDVDDIFRSSEEDNDPLVLVEGSPGIGKTTFCLKLAHDWANGTMPRNFPSFKLVFLLKCRDIFKDVVEEIFEQLLPEDRKEKTKEALDNFFEDLNNQEQILIILDGLDELPDKSEDRVNKILSRKKLSFCYVLATTRQEKGIYTREQFKFDICLVIEGFSAENSIEYIRKHFRSIGVKHSSKGERLIEEIKGNPLLDEIRINPLNLLLLCVVYEDHEGSLPSSSTGLYQTIVRCLLRKYCAREELKTPKKDEDLDKHFEIPILALGELAWKCLLNDQLSFYEDELEELGRSNENIVARRLGLVYMEESLRRLKPRHSYSFLHKTFQEYLAAAHIAHKFRGSEFQMLEQMLFPLSARWKFKQVFVFVCGILGEEANIVFEQIGNMLQKQWDWSKCDFSTAHFFVDSWKETGNAKGMAKTLCSFLPFSRPLHVWNNSQCNNLCYVLRECSELPEELKVAEVHISPFVAYDYVSDLIDVLEDVSKTLQEKLTFALFADVGKGVSKVPDFGLSSVRLRVCGSLGSFSLQEFENLLLHKCLSSLSITVCGDEQESLVETLTRGLAGESAVKFLDLCVNGNLSFRGASLLKQGIVRNRSLKGIKVSVNGEPPENWQVVAKNLRARFSEKAIISEIHPNTFSKVKDSQVTHLNGLLSKTDLKQQTATLNVWGALSGNGCKAVCEVLLHAPVSHLTLNIHGQLTDEMLRYITRCVEEQEKLLPITINAWVDMTEKEKKVIKELGLDKNPLFSLNELGTSAPLKESSDRKVVSSDEPQSFSAFHERTTEGPSEFTEDSSQKSLTIKINDDKSNEWEHGLGERDTSLKSLTLEIESFGDTGKEWGRDLGKGLARNTSLESLTIKINNNCHIIFEWELGLGNGLARNTSLKSLTLEIERFGLAGEEWGRDLGEGLARNSSLESLTIKVNHDIDMIFEWELGLGDGLARNTSLKSLTLEIDDYDDFEWGSGLGEGLAINTSLKSLTVAINNGDDSSNKWRHVLFESLANNNSLNLLKLTINNYSYMSDGWGAGLAQGLARNTSLKSITLTINNYFYVSSVWGLGLFEGSARNTSLKSITLSINNYGTMKGERRHDIIEGLARNASLTSITLAINNYGDMKGEWEHCLFEGLARNTSLNSLTLTANNYGDMSEEGGCTLRKRLKKCGSLTECNLIVDICGKC